The uncultured Dysgonomonas sp. genome contains the following window.
ATAGATGCAGTAGTAGTGAGTGTTTATATACGGTACAAACATTCCCTGCGCGGAGCCAACGACTTTGTATGCACTATCGATTCCATTGAAAAAGATGGCATCCGCTATATTTTCAATCAGAAAATCATTCGTCTGAAAGACAATAAAGTCTGCTCGACAGCGAGGGTAGAAACAGCCTGTATGGTAAACGGGAAAGTGGGAAAACCTGAATTATTCGATAAAGTTCTCGGACATTTGCTAACAAGCTAAACATAAA
Protein-coding sequences here:
- a CDS encoding acyl-CoA thioesterase; translation: MAESIFEYKLKVRDYECDAQGIVNNANYQHYYEVVRHEFLEQHGLNFYELHEQGIDAVVVSVYIRYKHSLRGANDFVCTIDSIEKDGIRYIFNQKIIRLKDNKVCSTARVETACMVNGKVGKPELFDKVLGHLLTS